The window CGCCATGGAAAGCAGCAGCACCGGTACGGCCGCCGGCGGCGGTCGACGTCAGGCCACCCGGCAGAAGCTCTACGAAGCGGCCGTCACCCTCATCGCCGAGCAGGGTTTCTCGGCGACCACGGTCGACGAGATCGCCGAACGGGCGGGCGTGGCCAAGGGCACCGTCTACTACAACTTCGCGAGCAAGAACGACCTCTTCGAGGAGCTGCTGCGGCACGGGGTGGGGCTGTTGACCGTCTCGCTGCGGACGGCGGCGGAGGAGACGGAGGCGCGCGGCGGCACCCGGATCGAGGCGCTCGACGCGATGATCCGCGCGGGCCTGGTCTTCATCGACCGGTACCCGGCCTTCACCCAGCTGTACGTCGCCGAGCTCTGGCGGACCAACCGCACCTGGCAGTCCACGCTGATGGTGGTCCGCCGCGAGGCGGTGGCGGTGGTGGAGGACGTCCTGCGGGAGGGGGTCGAGCGGGGCGAACTCAGCGCCGAGATCGACGTCCCGCTGACGGCGGCCGCGATGGTGGGCATGGTGCTGGTGGCCGCGCTGGACTGGCAGTCCTTCCAGAGCGAGCGGTCCCTGGACGACGTCCACTCGGCCCTGTCGCTGCTGCTGCGCGGCCGGGTGAGCGGCAGCC of the Streptomyces sp. NBC_01426 genome contains:
- a CDS encoding TetR/AcrR family transcriptional regulator — translated: MESSSTGTAAGGGRRQATRQKLYEAAVTLIAEQGFSATTVDEIAERAGVAKGTVYYNFASKNDLFEELLRHGVGLLTVSLRTAAEETEARGGTRIEALDAMIRAGLVFIDRYPAFTQLYVAELWRTNRTWQSTLMVVRREAVAVVEDVLREGVERGELSAEIDVPLTAAAMVGMVLVAALDWQSFQSERSLDDVHSALSLLLRGRVSGSR